From the Paludisphaera mucosa genome, one window contains:
- the argB gene encoding acetylglutamate kinase — MRKFHGRYTVIKLGGSVMESPESLQALLVDIVFMQTVGMRPVVVHGGGKAITVAMEKAGLTPRWVKGRRYTDDATLEIVARVLAEEINADIERHINKFGGRASGLHHKTRQCLFGRRLLMPVEDGEPTDLGRVGEVVEVDAPVLENLCLAGVVPVLPSLAEDEDEEGKLLNVNADTAAAAVAQALRADKLVFLTDTPGILRDRNEPSTLIRGLTPDDCRDLIRDGVVDKGMIPKVEACLTSLEAGVRKTHIIDGRLRHSLLLEIFTESGVGTEIAADEHTDRASPPGRRPVLVR, encoded by the coding sequence ATGCGCAAGTTCCACGGCCGGTACACGGTCATCAAGCTCGGCGGCTCGGTGATGGAGAGCCCCGAGTCGCTGCAGGCGCTGCTCGTCGACATCGTGTTCATGCAGACGGTCGGCATGCGGCCGGTGGTGGTCCACGGCGGCGGCAAGGCGATCACGGTGGCGATGGAGAAGGCCGGGCTGACGCCGCGGTGGGTCAAGGGCCGCCGCTACACCGACGACGCCACGCTCGAGATCGTCGCGCGGGTCCTCGCCGAGGAGATCAACGCCGACATCGAGCGGCACATCAACAAGTTCGGCGGCCGGGCCTCGGGGCTGCACCACAAGACGCGCCAGTGCCTCTTCGGCCGTCGCCTGCTCATGCCCGTCGAGGACGGCGAGCCGACCGACCTGGGCCGGGTCGGCGAGGTCGTCGAGGTCGACGCGCCCGTGCTCGAGAACCTCTGCCTGGCCGGCGTCGTCCCCGTGCTCCCCTCGCTCGCCGAGGACGAGGACGAGGAGGGGAAGCTCCTGAACGTCAACGCCGACACGGCCGCCGCGGCCGTCGCCCAGGCCCTCCGCGCCGACAAGCTCGTCTTCCTGACCGACACCCCGGGGATCCTCCGCGACCGCAACGAACCCTCGACCCTGATCCGGGGTCTGACCCCGGACGATTGCCGCGATCTGATCCGGGACGGGGTGGTCGACAAGGGGATGATCCCCAAGGTCGAGGCCTGCCTCACCAGCCTCGAAGCGGGCGTCCGCAAGACGCACATCATCGACGGCCGGCTCCGCCATTCGCTGCTGCTCGAGATCTTCACCGAGAGCGGCGTCGGCACCGAGATCGCGGCCGACGAACACACCGACAGGGCCTCCCCCCCGGGCCGTCGGCCCGTCCTCGTCCGCTGA
- a CDS encoding aspartate aminotransferase family protein — protein sequence MAHAQTTHPTSQETIAEFDRYVVPNYRRYPVSLVRGENSWIWDAEGRRYLDFFPGWGCNLLGHCPPRVVEAVRDQVGRLIHVPNTWYMEAQGEFARALSERSFGGQSFFCNSGAEANEAAIKLARAYGHPRGKFKILTMEGGFHGRTFAALTATAQPKYHEGFEPMVPGFVYMKYDDLEAVAAAIDDQTAAVMLEPIQGEGGVKIPSRNFLPGLRKLCDDRGALLILDEVQTGMGRTGSWFAYQHSGITPDVLTCAKALAGGIAAGVMIAKPEIAAVLKPGMHASTFGGNPIACRAGLATVETIEEEGLLARGAAIGERFRSQFEALQAEIPEKIREIRILGVMIGLDLTFDASDVVAQCLSRRLLINATHGHVVRLLPALTISDEQIDQGCAILADVLREAQH from the coding sequence TTGGCACACGCTCAGACCACGCACCCGACCTCGCAGGAGACCATCGCCGAGTTCGACCGCTACGTCGTGCCGAACTATCGCCGCTACCCGGTCTCGCTGGTCCGCGGCGAGAACTCCTGGATCTGGGACGCGGAGGGGCGTCGCTACCTCGACTTCTTCCCCGGCTGGGGCTGCAACCTCCTCGGCCACTGCCCCCCGCGCGTCGTCGAGGCGGTCCGGGACCAGGTCGGCCGGCTGATCCACGTGCCGAACACGTGGTACATGGAGGCCCAGGGCGAGTTCGCCAGGGCCCTCTCCGAGCGGAGCTTCGGCGGCCAGTCCTTCTTCTGCAACAGCGGGGCCGAGGCCAACGAGGCCGCCATCAAGCTGGCGCGGGCCTACGGCCACCCCCGGGGCAAGTTCAAGATCCTCACCATGGAAGGCGGATTCCACGGCCGGACCTTCGCCGCCCTGACGGCCACGGCCCAGCCCAAGTACCACGAGGGCTTCGAGCCCATGGTCCCCGGCTTCGTCTACATGAAGTACGACGACCTGGAGGCCGTCGCCGCCGCGATCGACGACCAGACGGCCGCGGTCATGCTGGAGCCGATCCAGGGCGAAGGGGGCGTCAAGATCCCCTCGCGCAACTTCCTGCCGGGCCTCCGCAAGCTGTGCGACGACCGCGGGGCGCTCCTGATCCTCGACGAGGTTCAGACCGGCATGGGCCGCACCGGGTCGTGGTTCGCCTACCAGCATTCCGGGATCACGCCCGACGTCCTCACCTGCGCCAAGGCCCTGGCTGGGGGGATCGCGGCCGGCGTGATGATCGCGAAGCCCGAGATCGCCGCGGTGCTCAAGCCTGGCATGCACGCCTCGACCTTCGGCGGCAACCCGATCGCCTGCCGCGCCGGGCTGGCCACCGTCGAGACGATTGAGGAAGAAGGCCTGCTGGCCCGGGGCGCCGCCATCGGCGAGCGGTTCCGGTCCCAGTTCGAGGCCCTGCAGGCGGAGATCCCCGAGAAGATCCGCGAGATCCGGATCCTCGGCGTGATGATCGGCCTGGACCTGACGTTCGACGCCTCGGACGTCGTGGCCCAGTGCCTGTCGCGCCGGCTCCTGATCAACGCGACCCACGGACACGTGGTCCGGCTGCTGCCGGCCCTGACCATCAGCGACGAACAGATCGACCAGGGGTGCGCCATCCTGGCCGACGTCTTGCGGGAGGCCCAGCACTGA
- a CDS encoding citrate synthase, with amino-acid sequence MARTATLTFEDRSIQLPVVEGSEGELGVDIAKLRSGTGLITLDPGYGNTGACTSAITFIDGEKGILRYRGIPIEQLAKNSTFVEVAWLLIFGRLPSQAELDDFRERLVRSAPLHEAFKHHFEGFLVDAPPMAILSAMVNTIACFPRRGAESESPEENFLENAAQLISKVRTIAAYSYRRSMGLPFIYPDFKLPYVANFLHMMFSTPYEQHIASREVVDALNLILLLHADHEQNCSTSTVRMVGSSQANIYASCAAAVGALWGPLHGGANMAVLDMLEAIHKGGISAAKAVEMAKDPNDDFRLMGFGHRVYKNFDPRARILKQAADKVLGQLGVNDPLLDVARQLEELALEDSYFVERKLYPNVDFYSGIIMRAIGIPTNMFTVIFAIGRMPGWIAQWKEQHDDSKARIARPRQIYTGPNETEYVPIDKRK; translated from the coding sequence ATGGCGCGGACTGCGACCTTGACGTTCGAAGACCGGTCGATCCAGTTGCCGGTCGTGGAAGGCTCCGAAGGGGAGCTGGGGGTGGACATCGCCAAGCTGCGGTCCGGGACCGGCCTGATCACCCTCGACCCCGGCTACGGCAACACCGGCGCCTGCACCAGCGCGATCACCTTCATCGACGGCGAGAAGGGCATCCTCCGCTATCGGGGCATCCCGATCGAGCAGCTCGCCAAGAACTCGACGTTCGTCGAGGTCGCCTGGCTCTTGATCTTCGGACGGCTCCCCTCCCAGGCCGAGCTCGACGACTTCCGCGAGCGACTGGTCCGCAGCGCCCCGCTCCACGAGGCGTTCAAGCACCACTTCGAGGGCTTCCTGGTCGACGCCCCGCCGATGGCCATCCTCTCGGCGATGGTCAACACGATCGCCTGCTTCCCCCGCCGGGGCGCCGAGTCCGAGAGCCCCGAGGAGAACTTCCTCGAGAACGCCGCCCAGCTCATCAGCAAGGTCCGCACGATCGCCGCCTACTCGTACCGGCGGTCGATGGGCCTCCCCTTCATCTATCCCGATTTCAAGCTGCCGTACGTCGCGAACTTCCTGCACATGATGTTCTCGACGCCCTACGAGCAGCACATCGCGTCGCGCGAGGTGGTCGACGCGCTGAACCTGATCCTGCTGCTGCACGCCGACCACGAGCAGAACTGCTCCACGTCGACCGTGCGGATGGTCGGATCCAGCCAGGCGAACATCTACGCCTCGTGCGCCGCGGCCGTCGGGGCGCTGTGGGGGCCGCTCCACGGCGGGGCCAACATGGCCGTCCTCGACATGCTCGAGGCCATCCACAAGGGGGGCATCAGCGCCGCCAAGGCCGTCGAGATGGCCAAGGACCCCAACGACGACTTCCGCCTCATGGGCTTCGGCCACCGCGTCTACAAGAACTTCGACCCCCGCGCCAGGATCCTCAAGCAAGCCGCCGACAAGGTCCTCGGCCAGCTCGGCGTCAACGACCCGCTGCTCGACGTCGCCCGCCAGCTCGAGGAACTGGCCCTCGAGGATTCCTACTTCGTCGAACGCAAGCTGTACCCCAACGTCGACTTCTACAGCGGCATCATCATGCGGGCGATCGGCATCCCGACCAACATGTTCACGGTCATCTTCGCCATCGGCCGCATGCCCGGCTGGATCGCCCAGTGGAAGGAACAGCACGACGACTCCAAGGCCCGGATCGCCCGCCCCCGCCAGATTTACACCGGCCCCAACGAGACGGAGTACGTCCCCATCGACAAGCGAAAGTGA
- the rph gene encoding ribonuclease PH, with product MTRRDGRSDDELRPVTIAPGFAVNCAGSVLYSCGGTTVLVTAQIADTVPPFLEGKGVGWLTAEYAMLPGSTPTRISRRTDGRATEIQRLIGRSLRAIVDRQALGPWTVHVDCDVINADGGTRTAAITGAYVAVAIGLGKRFGPEKAAEVLKESVAAVSVGIVAGRPLLDLDYSEDSKAEVDVNVVRLGSGGLVEVQGTGEGGVFSRGQLDQLLDLAEAGIDRLAALQKAAIEGA from the coding sequence ATGACTCGCCGGGATGGACGAAGCGACGACGAGCTGCGGCCCGTGACGATCGCGCCGGGCTTCGCGGTCAACTGCGCCGGCAGCGTGCTCTATTCGTGCGGGGGGACGACCGTCCTGGTCACGGCCCAGATCGCCGACACGGTCCCGCCCTTCCTGGAAGGCAAGGGCGTGGGCTGGCTCACGGCCGAGTACGCCATGCTCCCGGGCAGCACCCCGACCCGGATCTCGCGGCGGACCGACGGCCGGGCCACGGAGATCCAGCGCCTGATCGGCCGGAGCCTCCGCGCGATCGTCGACCGCCAAGCCCTCGGCCCCTGGACGGTCCACGTCGACTGCGACGTCATCAACGCCGACGGCGGCACCCGGACCGCCGCCATCACCGGCGCCTACGTCGCCGTCGCGATCGGCCTCGGCAAGCGGTTCGGCCCCGAGAAGGCCGCCGAGGTCCTCAAGGAGTCGGTCGCGGCCGTCAGCGTCGGCATCGTCGCCGGCCGGCCCCTGCTCGACCTGGACTACTCCGAGGACTCGAAGGCCGAGGTCGACGTCAACGTCGTCCGGCTCGGCTCGGGCGGCCTCGTCGAGGTGCAAGGCACAGGCGAAGGGGGCGTCTTCTCGCGGGGCCAGCTCGACCAGCTTCTCGATCTGGCCGAGGCCGGCATCGACCGCCTCGCCGCGCTCCAGAAGGCGGCGATCGAGGGGGCGTGA
- a CDS encoding glycoside hydrolase family 38 C-terminal domain-containing protein: MPRSSLALRIPAFAFVVAVTAGPALADGYTRLAPAAVKAVASSPAFPGDYGAENLLKPTPSAGWGLHPEYASHAAGAATFVDFDFGAPTAVGAFRHIQRRTPDVVAEADLVFSDVPDFSKELARVAIHHQPHPGATTTSAFAPVRARYVRWQVKALIPGSSPNVGGQSVEFFSVAGTDPKPTQLGVEAKADAILPKTPAGVVQTLQVAIACPYVEPVQATLRVAGCEPRPVDLAFGRRVESFPIPAADSARTIQVAIEAGGEAVASRTVDLPPVRPLTIYVLPHSHTDVGYTGIQSDIEEKQVNNLLQGMAEARRTADFPEGARFVWNVEGTWVAKIFLERLGEAERAAFVKGVQDGSVGLNGMLLNTLTGLCRPAELLRLFREAARLGELTGKPVDAAMISDVPGYTWGTVSAMNQAGIRYFSVAPNFFDRIGGILANWENKPFWWVGPDGTSRVLVWIPRKGYALSHLYHEPSERFAREFCEDLERRGYPYDIAYIRWSGLGDNATPDGSICDFVKDWNATHASPRFVIASTSLAFRAFEAKYGDKLPEVRGDWTAYWEDGAGSTAVEMALNRAASDRLAQAEALWAMLQPRRFPAAEFDRAWDDVLLFSEHTWGAHCSVTQPAIPFTTDQWAIKQSFATAANLQSRRLLGRAAMGANGFEPDPAVRGDDVAARVSRIDVYNTSSWPRTEVVSIPREVAPAGDFATDDAGKAVPAQRLANDELALLVSDLPPFSGRRYTIRARAADASPSSTPPAPATAAGAVLANDKLRVLIDETTGAIAELRAEGIDANLVDSSGGHALNDYLYFTGDDPAAARRNDPVTIGVRNNGPLVASLTIESTAPGCHRLSREIRLAAGSGHVEMINTVDKKRLEAASYMSKEGKESLNFAFPFHVPGGEIRIDAPLTVFRPEVDQLAGSCKNWLTVGRWVDVANADFGATWATLDAPLVQLGGLTANLLNSQGDPAVWRQKIGPTQEVDSWAMNNHWGTNYKAYQEGPAVFRYVVRPHKGRVADAEASRFAVALTQPLVVVPGRGRAPASAPLLQVDPPDVLVAELKPSDDGRAIVVRLMGAEEPRGVRLTWGLTPTQVRLSGTGEQPNQEVGDAITVPARSIITLRAEFAD, translated from the coding sequence GTGCCACGCTCCTCGCTCGCCTTGAGAATCCCCGCGTTCGCGTTCGTTGTCGCCGTGACCGCCGGCCCGGCCCTCGCAGACGGCTACACGCGGCTCGCCCCCGCGGCCGTCAAGGCGGTCGCCTCCTCGCCGGCCTTCCCGGGCGATTACGGTGCCGAGAACCTCCTCAAGCCGACGCCGTCCGCCGGCTGGGGCCTACATCCCGAGTACGCCTCGCACGCGGCCGGCGCGGCGACGTTCGTCGACTTCGACTTCGGCGCGCCGACCGCCGTCGGGGCCTTCCGCCACATCCAGCGCCGGACCCCGGACGTCGTCGCCGAGGCCGACCTCGTCTTCAGCGACGTGCCCGACTTCTCGAAGGAACTGGCCCGGGTCGCGATCCACCACCAGCCCCATCCGGGGGCGACGACCACTTCGGCCTTCGCGCCCGTCCGCGCCCGCTACGTCCGCTGGCAGGTGAAGGCCCTGATCCCGGGCAGCTCGCCCAACGTCGGCGGCCAGAGCGTCGAGTTCTTCTCTGTCGCAGGGACCGACCCGAAGCCGACGCAGCTCGGCGTCGAGGCCAAGGCGGACGCCATCCTCCCGAAGACGCCCGCCGGCGTCGTGCAGACGCTCCAGGTCGCGATCGCGTGTCCCTACGTCGAGCCGGTCCAGGCGACGTTGAGGGTCGCAGGGTGCGAGCCCCGGCCGGTCGACCTGGCCTTCGGCCGTCGCGTGGAGTCCTTCCCGATCCCGGCGGCCGACTCCGCCCGCACGATCCAGGTCGCGATCGAGGCCGGCGGCGAGGCCGTCGCCTCGCGAACGGTCGACCTCCCGCCCGTTCGGCCGCTGACGATCTACGTCCTGCCCCATTCGCACACCGACGTCGGCTACACCGGGATCCAGTCGGACATCGAGGAGAAGCAGGTGAACAACCTGCTCCAGGGGATGGCCGAGGCACGCCGGACCGCCGACTTCCCCGAGGGCGCCCGCTTCGTCTGGAACGTCGAGGGCACCTGGGTCGCCAAGATCTTCCTGGAGCGGCTCGGCGAGGCCGAACGCGCCGCGTTCGTGAAGGGCGTCCAGGACGGCTCCGTGGGGCTTAACGGCATGCTGCTCAACACGCTGACCGGCCTCTGCCGTCCCGCCGAGCTGCTCCGCCTCTTCCGCGAGGCCGCGAGGCTGGGCGAGTTGACCGGCAAGCCCGTGGATGCGGCCATGATCAGCGACGTCCCGGGCTACACCTGGGGGACCGTCTCGGCCATGAACCAGGCCGGGATCCGCTACTTCTCGGTCGCGCCCAACTTCTTCGACCGGATCGGCGGGATCCTCGCCAACTGGGAGAACAAGCCGTTCTGGTGGGTCGGCCCCGACGGGACCTCGCGCGTGCTCGTCTGGATCCCCCGCAAGGGCTACGCGCTCTCGCACCTCTACCACGAGCCGTCGGAACGGTTCGCCCGCGAGTTCTGCGAGGACCTGGAGCGCCGGGGATACCCCTACGACATCGCCTACATCCGCTGGTCCGGCCTGGGCGACAACGCGACGCCCGACGGGTCGATCTGCGACTTCGTCAAGGACTGGAACGCTACGCACGCCTCGCCCCGATTCGTGATCGCCTCAACGAGCCTCGCCTTCCGCGCGTTCGAGGCGAAGTACGGCGACAAGCTGCCCGAGGTCCGCGGCGACTGGACGGCCTACTGGGAAGACGGCGCGGGCTCCACGGCGGTCGAGATGGCCCTCAACCGCGCCGCGTCCGACCGGCTGGCGCAGGCCGAGGCCCTCTGGGCGATGCTCCAGCCCCGCCGCTTCCCCGCCGCCGAGTTCGACAGGGCGTGGGACGACGTCTTGCTCTTCTCGGAGCACACCTGGGGGGCGCATTGCAGCGTCACGCAGCCGGCGATCCCCTTCACGACCGACCAGTGGGCCATCAAGCAGTCGTTCGCGACGGCCGCGAACCTCCAGTCCCGCAGGCTGCTCGGCCGGGCGGCGATGGGGGCGAACGGCTTCGAACCGGACCCCGCCGTCCGCGGCGACGACGTGGCCGCGCGGGTCAGCCGGATCGACGTCTACAACACCTCGTCCTGGCCTCGAACCGAGGTCGTGTCGATCCCCCGCGAGGTCGCTCCTGCGGGCGACTTCGCGACCGACGACGCCGGCAAGGCCGTCCCGGCGCAACGGCTGGCGAACGACGAGCTGGCGCTCCTGGTGAGCGACCTGCCCCCGTTCTCGGGCCGGCGCTACACGATCCGGGCTCGGGCCGCGGACGCCTCGCCGTCGTCGACGCCTCCCGCCCCGGCCACGGCCGCTGGGGCCGTCCTCGCCAACGACAAGCTCCGCGTCCTCATCGACGAGACGACCGGGGCGATCGCCGAGCTGCGCGCCGAGGGGATCGACGCGAACCTCGTCGATTCGAGCGGGGGGCACGCGCTCAACGACTACCTGTACTTCACCGGCGACGACCCGGCGGCGGCCCGCCGCAACGATCCGGTGACGATCGGCGTGCGGAACAACGGCCCGCTGGTGGCTTCCCTGACGATCGAGTCGACCGCGCCCGGCTGCCACAGGCTCTCGCGCGAGATCCGCCTGGCGGCCGGCTCGGGCCACGTCGAGATGATCAACACCGTCGACAAGAAGCGCCTGGAAGCGGCGAGCTACATGTCGAAGGAAGGCAAGGAGAGCCTGAACTTCGCCTTCCCGTTCCACGTCCCCGGCGGCGAGATCCGGATCGACGCCCCGCTTACCGTATTCCGCCCCGAGGTCGACCAGCTCGCGGGCTCGTGCAAGAACTGGCTGACCGTCGGCCGCTGGGTCGACGTCGCCAACGCCGACTTCGGCGCGACCTGGGCGACGCTCGACGCGCCGCTCGTCCAGCTCGGCGGCCTGACCGCCAACCTGCTGAACTCCCAGGGCGACCCCGCCGTCTGGCGGCAGAAGATCGGGCCCACCCAGGAGGTCGACTCGTGGGCCATGAACAACCACTGGGGGACCAACTACAAGGCGTACCAGGAGGGCCCGGCGGTCTTCCGATACGTCGTCCGCCCCCACAAGGGCCGGGTCGCCGACGCCGAGGCCTCGCGGTTCGCCGTCGCCCTGACCCAGCCCCTGGTGGTCGTCCCGGGCCGAGGCCGCGCGCCGGCGTCCGCCCCCCTGCTCCAGGTCGACCCGCCCGACGTCCTCGTCGCCGAGCTGAAGCCGAGCGACGACGGCCGGGCGATCGTCGTCCGCCTGATGGGGGCCGAGGAGCCGAGGGGCGTCCGCTTGACCTGGGGCCTGACGCCCACGCAGGTCCGCCTGAGCGGTACCGGCGAGCAGCCGAATCAGGAGGTCGGCGACGCGATCACGGTCCCGGCCCGATCCATCATCACCCTGAGGGCCGAGTTTGCGGACTGA
- the argF gene encoding ornithine carbamoyltransferase codes for MTGGDGRPGPRHFLDLRGIDPDRARALLDRAATLKSGRVEPGWTPPLLGRNLGLVFEKPSLRTRVSFEAAFARLGGSSIFLRGKDVGMGVRESVADFARVISQYVDALAVRTFAHSMLEELAEYAAIPVVNALSDDAHPCQAMADMLTLRELKPDLAGIKLAFVGDGNNVAMSLAEAAALLDVDFVLACPEGYEYPETFTAAFAARFPDVPLQVVHDAREAAEGSDAVYADVWASMGQEHEADQRREIFAPFQVDEDLMDLARPDAVFLHCLPAHRGEEVTSGVLDGPRSRVFQQAANRMYFQMALLEWLVQDRTAEDRLRY; via the coding sequence CTGACCGGCGGCGACGGCCGCCCCGGGCCGCGCCACTTCCTGGACCTCCGAGGCATCGACCCCGACCGCGCCCGGGCGCTGCTCGACCGCGCCGCGACGCTGAAGTCGGGCCGCGTCGAGCCCGGCTGGACGCCGCCCCTGCTGGGGAGGAACCTCGGCCTGGTCTTCGAGAAGCCCTCGCTGCGGACCCGCGTGAGCTTCGAGGCCGCCTTCGCCCGGCTGGGGGGAAGCTCGATCTTCCTCCGCGGCAAGGACGTGGGCATGGGCGTCCGCGAGAGCGTGGCCGACTTCGCCCGGGTCATCAGCCAGTACGTCGACGCCCTGGCCGTCCGGACGTTCGCCCACTCGATGCTCGAAGAACTGGCCGAATACGCCGCGATCCCGGTCGTCAACGCCCTCTCCGACGACGCCCACCCCTGCCAGGCCATGGCCGACATGCTCACGCTGCGGGAGCTGAAGCCGGACCTGGCGGGGATCAAGCTCGCCTTCGTGGGCGACGGCAACAACGTGGCGATGTCTCTGGCCGAGGCCGCCGCCCTGCTCGACGTCGACTTCGTCCTGGCCTGTCCCGAGGGCTACGAGTACCCCGAGACCTTCACCGCCGCCTTCGCCGCGCGGTTCCCCGACGTCCCGCTGCAGGTCGTCCACGACGCCCGCGAGGCGGCCGAGGGGTCCGACGCCGTCTACGCCGACGTCTGGGCCAGCATGGGCCAGGAGCACGAGGCCGACCAGCGCCGCGAGATCTTCGCGCCGTTCCAGGTCGACGAGGACCTGATGGACCTCGCCCGGCCCGACGCCGTCTTCCTCCACTGCCTGCCGGCCCACCGCGGCGAGGAGGTGACCTCGGGCGTGCTCGACGGCCCCCGCAGCCGGGTCTTCCAGCAGGCGGCCAACCGCATGTACTTCCAGATGGCCCTTCTCGAATGGCTGGTGCAGGACCGCACCGCCGAGGATCGACTCCGGTATTGA